The Candidatus Schekmanbacteria bacterium DNA segment CAACTGTACTGAGTTGATAGGCCATTATTTCCCTTTATTAGGAAGTTTTTTCTCACCAAATTCATATGAACCGATTTCAACTAATTCAACTATGTTACCTTTTTGATCTGTAATCACGGCTGTAGCATCAAACGAGAATATTTTTATTAGTTGGTCGTGAGTTTCTTTTGATACTTTAATGCCAGACCATATCTAGATATCAAAAAGTCTTAAATAACGCAGTGCCCACTCTTCAATTATGTCAAGCCGTTTCTGTTTTGAATTCTTTAAAATGTCGTCCATACACAAGATTGGGACCCTTATTGCGCTGCTCTCTTTATCAAATCTAATTGGATTAAATTGGCAATTTTCTCTTGCTTCAAATTCATCTAATGACGCTTTTTTACAATTGTATTTTGTAGTTGAACTTCCCATTGAAGAATCATCCAGTCGAGATGACTAATTTGTTGGGGAGTTTGAAGAAAATTAATAATTTCTTCGCGTTGATTCGCCTCAGGTTCCAATCCATTAGCTATCGCAGGAAAAAAATAAATCAAGAAGCTGAAAAATAAAAATAAGGTCTTATGCAATTTCATTATTCCTTTCTTGTTGCCTAACTATTAAGTAAGTTGCAAACACCTTTCACTTTCTGACATCCTATTTAGTAATTCCTCAATCCCGTTTTATTCAAAAATCTGCAGTATTGTACATCACATGCTGAAATGTTGCAATTGATTGCTCCTCTCCCTGCTGGTGGGCTTGATGGGAATACAAATGCTGGCAACGGTAGCAACGACCTTTTTGTGGTAAAATACGATTCAAATGGTACAAAGTAATGGACAAAAAAGCTCGGACTACGAATAATTCCGGGGATATCCATGATAATTATTTTAATTCGTTATCTTTGGCACAGGTTTTCTCTTTCTCAGAGAACGGTTCAATTGTAACTCAAGATTCTTAATGAAGGTCTCACTTCCCAAGGGTCTCCCGGTTCTTTCATGACAACTGATCACTTCTGCTGTTTCTTTGCTGACATCTCCTGATAGAAATTCACGCCAGTTCCGGGGAATAATGGGCGCTGTCCCCAGATTCAGATTGAGATTGAGATTGCAGATTGCAATTGCCACGGCTTTTTACGAAGCCCCTCTGTGTCACTGTTGAATGATTTGTGGCAGCTAATTTCATGCAACTTTGTGCTTTGCAATTAGCTTACGGATTGCTGGAACCAGTTCTGTAGGTACTTCCATAACCGTCTGACCCGGTGTTTCAAATGCTGCTTCGTCTTCGGCTACCGCTTCTTCCTCTGACTGCGGTTCATAATGAGATAGTACCCTTTTTACACGTTCTAAGTCCCATCCTGGTGGAAATTTATTCTGTCTCATTTTTGTTTCCTCCTTCTGCGACGGCGATATGCGATTAAAGGCTTGCCACGCAGTTCATAGGCTGTTATAACAAAGACACTGTTCGGTTCCTGGTCAGGAACATATATTACCCTGAGATAACGTCCATTCAAAGTACGTCCAATAGTAATCCTCGATCCTTCTCTGCCTGGGCGGTCTTCGCCGGGATTTGACAAAACTTCCTCAACTTCCATCTCCTTAATATTATGACCGGAGATGTGGGGCAAATCTGTCTCTGGATCAACATAATACCGGACATTCACTATATCGTCTTTCCTATAACTATTTTTCGGTTAATTTCCGGGTACGTTGTCGTCAATCTTATCGACTATGACCTCTGTTCCGCTTGCTACTATTTCCCTACGTCAGAAGACTCACATATTTACTTTTATACTTATACTA contains these protein-coding regions:
- a CDS encoding DUF4258 domain-containing protein, yielding MNVRYYVDPETDLPHISGHNIKEMEVEEVLSNPGEDRPGREGSRITIGRTLNGRYLRVIYVPDQEPNSVFVITAYELRGKPLIAYRRRRRRKQK